A window of Marinobacter salarius contains these coding sequences:
- a CDS encoding ZIP family metal transporter yields the protein MLEDVNVVWLGSIASLLAGLGTGVGALGVFLVRKLTPQLQDSMLSAAAGVMLAASFFSLLLPGIEYGEELTGATWSAALMVIAGLLMGAGLLFSIHQRLPHEHFTLGREGPDSARIRRIWLFIIAIALHNFPEGMAVGVGFAGGDIGNGVALAVGIGLQNIPEGLAVAVALLAIEHSRLKSFGIAVLTGLLEPVGGLFGSTMVWLAEPIMPWTLGFAAGAMLFIISDEIIPETHRGRFKTLATFSLLGGFVIMMFLDATLG from the coding sequence ATGCTGGAAGATGTCAATGTTGTCTGGCTGGGGTCGATTGCCAGCCTGCTGGCAGGCCTTGGGACAGGTGTCGGCGCCCTGGGTGTATTCCTGGTCAGAAAGCTCACGCCACAGCTGCAGGACAGCATGCTCAGCGCAGCTGCGGGGGTCATGCTGGCGGCGTCGTTCTTCTCGCTACTACTCCCGGGCATCGAATACGGCGAGGAGCTCACCGGCGCTACCTGGAGCGCCGCGTTGATGGTTATCGCCGGTCTTCTCATGGGCGCAGGCCTGCTCTTCAGCATTCATCAGCGGCTACCCCACGAACACTTCACCCTGGGCCGGGAAGGCCCTGACAGCGCACGTATACGCCGGATATGGCTGTTCATCATCGCCATTGCCCTGCACAACTTCCCTGAAGGCATGGCCGTTGGCGTCGGGTTTGCCGGTGGTGACATCGGTAATGGGGTGGCCCTGGCGGTGGGCATTGGGCTTCAGAACATCCCCGAAGGCCTGGCCGTGGCCGTGGCCCTGCTGGCCATCGAGCACTCACGCCTGAAATCCTTCGGGATCGCGGTGCTGACCGGGCTGCTCGAGCCCGTTGGCGGGCTTTTCGGCAGCACCATGGTATGGCTGGCAGAACCCATCATGCCGTGGACCCTTGGCTTCGCGGCCGGTGCCATGCTGTTCATTATCAGTGATGAGATCATCCCCGAGACCCATCGTGGCCGCTTCAAGACCCTGGCCACCTTCTCGCTTCTGGGCGGCTTCGTCATCATGATGTTCCTTGACGCCACGCTGGGTTAG
- a CDS encoding DUF3581 family protein, with the protein MFLERYHATQNGLVLISATQASRFAKEVAGDFNPIHNPDARRFCVPGDLLFALLLSHFGLSRQMTFHFRSLLGENVPLDFREDDDGLIRVYDQNDKVYIEVERSGERTHDDTVIENFTRCYVAASGKNFPHTLKPLMENAGVMFNPDRPMIMYQSMSLALDTLDAPSPDLELHNAELKPDGKRGNVSLDYRLISDGNVAGEVSKKLVVSGLRDYDAGAMDAVVEEFYRLKEKSWD; encoded by the coding sequence ATGTTTCTTGAACGCTACCACGCCACCCAGAACGGACTCGTACTGATCAGCGCGACCCAGGCCAGTCGATTTGCCAAGGAAGTGGCCGGTGATTTTAATCCGATCCACAATCCGGATGCCCGGCGTTTCTGTGTTCCCGGAGACCTGTTGTTTGCCCTGCTATTGTCACACTTCGGCCTGTCCCGACAGATGACCTTCCATTTTCGCAGCCTGCTCGGCGAAAATGTTCCACTGGACTTCCGCGAGGACGACGACGGCCTGATTCGCGTCTACGATCAGAATGACAAGGTCTACATCGAGGTGGAACGCAGTGGTGAGCGGACTCACGATGACACCGTGATTGAGAACTTCACTCGCTGCTACGTGGCCGCGTCCGGCAAGAACTTCCCCCATACGCTCAAACCGCTAATGGAAAATGCTGGCGTGATGTTCAATCCGGACCGGCCAATGATCATGTATCAAAGCATGAGCCTGGCCCTGGATACGCTTGATGCGCCAAGCCCCGACCTTGAACTCCATAACGCGGAGCTGAAGCCGGACGGAAAGCGTGGCAATGTCTCACTGGACTACCGGCTGATCTCAGACGGCAACGTTGCCGGCGAGGTTTCCAAAAAGCTTGTGGTCAGTGGCCTTCGTGACTATGACGCCGGTGCCATGGATGCCGTGGTCGAGGAGTTCTATCGGCTCAAGGAAAAATCCTGGGATTGA
- a CDS encoding DUF4112 domain-containing protein, translating to MSTPVSQEEKQAALARLNRFSQMADNAIGIPFTRFRIGLEPIIGLVPVLGDLAGLLMSCYVLLEAHRAGASPRVKQQMVRNMLIDFFGGLVPVIGDVFDFAWKANVRNTQLLREHLETELNVPQKPRFPWMQFLVIVGTLAVFTALVAVFAL from the coding sequence ATGTCAACGCCCGTAAGCCAGGAAGAGAAACAGGCAGCTCTGGCCCGCCTGAACCGATTCAGTCAGATGGCCGATAACGCTATTGGCATACCCTTCACGCGCTTTCGGATCGGGCTGGAACCCATCATCGGCCTTGTTCCGGTACTCGGCGACCTGGCCGGGCTGCTCATGTCCTGCTACGTACTCCTGGAAGCGCACCGTGCCGGAGCCAGCCCCCGGGTCAAACAGCAAATGGTCAGGAACATGCTGATCGACTTTTTCGGCGGCCTTGTTCCGGTCATTGGCGACGTCTTCGACTTCGCCTGGAAGGCCAATGTCCGGAATACCCAACTGCTCAGGGAGCACCTGGAAACCGAACTGAACGTTCCGCAAAAGCCGCGGTTCCCCTGGATGCAATTCCTGGTGATCGTGGGCACCCTGGCAGTATTCACCGCCCTTGTGGCGGTATTTGCGCTCTGA
- a CDS encoding substrate-binding periplasmic protein: protein MPAKPGPEMTGPLKFIRPVLQGLLMLAVVSSAVADEKLYIFTENYPPYNASTTGQGFAHNEDDITGICTDMVKTMMERVDYEYVMKMRDWSRAYEWVQGRENHALFCTARTEEREDEFQWVGPLASIKWTLFAAPDSNIQLESLEGARQYKIAGYKGDVMSDYLVSEGFDLVMTVSGEQNPRRLVLGQADLWVTDGLVGPLVAEEEHDITGLKPVLVFRETPMYLAVSNETAPAIVEDLQAALDEARDSGALDSIAQRYEP from the coding sequence ATGCCAGCCAAACCAGGCCCAGAAATGACCGGCCCGTTGAAGTTCATTAGACCGGTCTTGCAAGGCCTCCTTATGCTGGCGGTGGTGTCGTCGGCCGTTGCTGACGAGAAGCTGTATATCTTCACCGAGAACTACCCACCCTATAACGCGTCAACCACGGGGCAGGGCTTCGCCCATAATGAAGACGATATCACCGGTATCTGTACCGATATGGTTAAAACCATGATGGAGCGGGTGGACTACGAATACGTCATGAAGATGCGGGACTGGAGCCGTGCCTACGAATGGGTCCAGGGGCGGGAGAACCATGCTCTGTTCTGCACCGCCAGAACCGAGGAGCGGGAAGACGAGTTTCAGTGGGTCGGCCCGCTGGCGTCGATCAAGTGGACCCTGTTTGCCGCGCCCGATTCCAACATCCAGTTGGAGTCCCTCGAAGGTGCCCGGCAGTACAAGATTGCCGGGTACAAGGGTGACGTCATGTCGGACTATCTGGTGAGTGAGGGGTTTGATCTGGTCATGACTGTGTCCGGTGAGCAGAATCCTCGACGTTTGGTGCTGGGCCAGGCCGACCTTTGGGTGACAGATGGTCTCGTGGGGCCTCTGGTGGCGGAGGAAGAGCACGACATCACTGGCCTGAAACCGGTTCTCGTTTTCCGTGAGACGCCGATGTACCTGGCGGTCAGCAACGAAACGGCCCCGGCCATTGTGGAGGACCTTCAGGCAGCGCTTGATGAAGCGCGAGACAGCGGCGCCCTGGACAGTATCGCTCAACGCTACGAGCCTTGA
- a CDS encoding DUF1631 family protein — protein sequence MTESQTRITGLRQNALIVVRGFIPCGCELVAASSGDDGAQLTLANLTSPGLIQHLNGSDHTPAELFLFDGNHPTRVSGGLQAAAGDSVRMTSDPHDAETIEYLRRLPQRIPDQLTPPSASLPSLRDTYQKHTRRLLGTLVADFIDHACEGIGNDLEQAAEVREITRLKDMRFIFNSRGEQIYRDFTLQFQAFDHQLNPSKDNNSYNGELRVVEQHVFEDWLELQMVASELASKHTNTLFVLSQLLNQLFSCDISDRSNPLSPLSLCTCLQFAIDRLGIARQHRGTLYLAFETVLDDLWPRAAESLNRDLRAAGLLALDLTSLPSNWSLRESNKAREAPTETPHPEASVVDSTPHAAPASAPGRSLLRLMSLQQDPGNVRDTWPRTNPQFTAELRPHRDDLRKVLGEPGPSMEEAIRNLASSNPDLEQALDDGTWDKVTLVDRLFAPLEHEQGLNRTLREQLEQLRLPVLEVLLETSEFLDRDNHPARTIVNDLMRLCLAERSSSRNLEQTVTGIIDELIQTEERDEAFYRSIGTRLQGLVERQEQSFLRNSERIAKTLEGKERLRQTRLGVQRRLNMILADKAVPTVLLDLLNAGWEQLIVLAVLREGAESQTATSFINIVEQIRLWLSGGETSKDLAFERELESDALIQLIDRELRTVGEVSPVRDVVARLTRELHQQVSTETVTLDAYPPGSCQQEEAEASTESVDTRWARRAQEIGVGDWVEIVLDNGEKRRMRLVWGGKDVFRFVFLSPQGLGEVSYQYSEFVSRLARGDAWLVKQGDIPFVDQSLFDIV from the coding sequence ATGACAGAAAGCCAGACCCGTATCACCGGCCTCCGTCAAAACGCTCTCATCGTTGTTCGCGGTTTTATTCCTTGTGGATGTGAACTGGTCGCGGCCTCGTCCGGCGACGACGGCGCCCAACTGACACTGGCGAACCTCACTTCGCCTGGTCTGATACAACACCTGAATGGGTCGGACCACACTCCCGCCGAACTATTTCTGTTTGACGGCAATCACCCCACGCGTGTGAGTGGTGGTCTACAAGCTGCCGCTGGGGACAGTGTGCGGATGACCAGTGATCCCCACGACGCGGAAACCATTGAATATCTGCGACGCTTGCCACAAAGGATTCCTGATCAGCTCACCCCACCCTCCGCCAGCTTGCCGTCGTTGCGAGATACCTACCAAAAACACACCCGGCGCCTGCTGGGCACCCTGGTAGCCGACTTCATCGACCACGCCTGCGAGGGTATCGGGAACGACCTTGAACAAGCGGCGGAAGTGCGTGAGATCACCCGTCTGAAGGACATGCGCTTTATCTTCAACAGTCGGGGGGAGCAGATATACCGGGATTTCACGCTGCAATTCCAAGCGTTCGACCACCAGCTCAACCCGAGTAAGGACAACAACAGCTATAACGGCGAACTCAGGGTCGTGGAGCAGCATGTTTTTGAGGACTGGCTGGAACTCCAGATGGTGGCATCCGAGCTCGCCAGCAAACACACCAATACGCTGTTCGTGCTCAGCCAGTTGCTCAACCAGCTTTTTTCCTGCGATATCAGCGACCGCAGCAACCCTCTTTCACCACTGTCACTGTGCACCTGCCTGCAATTCGCCATTGATCGACTCGGTATTGCCCGACAGCATCGCGGCACGCTCTACCTTGCTTTCGAGACCGTGCTGGACGACCTCTGGCCCCGAGCCGCAGAGTCGCTGAACCGCGACCTTCGTGCAGCGGGCCTGCTGGCGCTCGATCTGACCAGCTTGCCTTCCAACTGGTCACTGAGGGAATCCAATAAGGCCCGGGAAGCACCAACGGAGACGCCCCATCCCGAAGCATCGGTGGTAGATTCCACGCCCCACGCGGCACCCGCCTCTGCCCCTGGGCGTTCGTTACTGCGCCTCATGAGCCTGCAACAGGATCCGGGTAACGTGCGGGATACCTGGCCACGCACCAACCCACAGTTTACCGCCGAACTGCGACCGCACAGAGATGATCTGCGCAAGGTGCTGGGCGAGCCCGGCCCCAGCATGGAGGAAGCCATTCGAAACCTGGCATCCTCCAATCCGGATCTCGAACAGGCACTTGATGACGGTACGTGGGACAAAGTCACCCTCGTGGATCGTCTGTTCGCCCCACTGGAGCATGAACAGGGGCTGAACAGAACGCTGAGGGAACAGCTTGAACAGTTGAGACTTCCGGTTCTGGAGGTCCTGCTCGAGACCTCTGAATTCCTTGACCGTGACAACCACCCGGCCAGGACCATCGTCAACGATCTTATGCGCCTCTGCCTGGCCGAGCGGAGTTCAAGCCGCAACCTGGAACAGACGGTGACGGGGATTATCGATGAACTCATCCAGACGGAAGAACGGGATGAAGCCTTTTACAGGTCCATCGGTACCCGGTTGCAGGGCCTGGTAGAACGCCAGGAACAATCGTTCCTGAGGAACTCCGAACGTATCGCCAAGACCCTGGAAGGCAAGGAACGCCTGCGGCAGACGCGGCTCGGCGTGCAGCGACGCCTGAACATGATCCTGGCGGATAAAGCCGTGCCAACAGTACTGCTTGATCTTTTGAACGCAGGCTGGGAGCAGTTGATCGTACTGGCGGTATTGCGGGAAGGCGCTGAGAGCCAAACCGCCACAAGTTTCATTAACATCGTTGAGCAGATCCGCCTCTGGCTATCGGGCGGAGAAACCAGCAAGGATCTCGCATTTGAGCGGGAGTTGGAAAGCGACGCGTTGATCCAGCTTATCGACAGGGAACTACGTACGGTTGGCGAAGTGTCGCCAGTCCGCGATGTGGTGGCGAGGCTGACCCGGGAATTGCATCAGCAGGTATCGACCGAAACAGTAACCCTCGACGCCTATCCTCCGGGTTCCTGCCAGCAGGAGGAAGCGGAGGCCTCTACAGAGTCAGTTGACACCCGCTGGGCCCGGCGTGCCCAGGAAATTGGCGTGGGCGATTGGGTTGAGATTGTCCTCGACAATGGTGAAAAACGGCGCATGCGACTGGTCTGGGGCGGCAAGGATGTCTTTCGCTTTGTGTTCCTTTCGCCCCAGGGACTGGGTGAGGTGAGTTATCAATATTCCGAATTCGTGTCGAGACTGGCCCGCGGTGACGCGTGGCTCGTCAAGCAGGGAGACATTCCCTTTGTCGACCAGAGCCTGTTCGACATCGTTTAG
- a CDS encoding SelT/SelW/SelH family protein, whose amino-acid sequence MPNSVRITYCTGCKWMLRSAWIAQELLSTFEEELNELTLIPGTGGIFEIHVNGKRIWSRKEQQGFPDIRELKQLVRNEVSPDRSLGHTDGVPTA is encoded by the coding sequence ATGCCAAACAGCGTAAGAATCACGTACTGTACGGGCTGCAAGTGGATGCTTCGATCCGCCTGGATAGCCCAGGAACTGTTGAGCACCTTTGAAGAGGAGCTGAACGAACTGACCCTGATACCGGGCACAGGCGGAATTTTTGAAATTCACGTCAATGGCAAACGCATCTGGTCACGTAAGGAACAGCAAGGCTTCCCCGACATCCGGGAACTGAAGCAACTGGTTCGAAATGAAGTCTCGCCCGATCGATCACTCGGCCATACCGACGGGGTACCCACAGCCTGA
- a CDS encoding DUF1338 domain-containing protein translates to MHTDRDTLFRHLWNNYCEVTPSAQDIHRLLDDTQGGEIVNDHIALRTFNIEKVNLDKLAAHFLALGYHEGGDYHFDAKKLYAKHYEHPDPTAPKVFISELLVDQCSGSLQSIVEGLVSQMDPTAVTRDDFLYSGRHWDVDHATYQTLLEESEYAAWVAAWGYRANHFTVSINHLSRFKTVAEINQTLKDNGYRVNSSGGEIKGSPEELLEQSSTMADRADVRFTDQTAAIPSCFYEFARRYAKPDGELYSGFVAASADKIFESTDSRT, encoded by the coding sequence ATGCACACCGATAGAGATACATTGTTCCGCCACCTTTGGAACAATTACTGCGAGGTGACACCCTCGGCACAGGATATCCACCGGTTGCTGGATGACACCCAGGGCGGCGAAATTGTGAATGACCACATTGCCCTGCGTACCTTCAACATCGAGAAGGTAAACCTGGACAAACTGGCCGCGCACTTCCTGGCGCTGGGATATCACGAAGGCGGCGACTATCACTTCGACGCCAAGAAACTGTACGCAAAACACTACGAGCATCCAGATCCGACTGCCCCCAAGGTGTTCATTTCCGAATTGCTGGTTGATCAGTGTTCCGGGTCGCTGCAATCCATTGTGGAAGGCCTGGTGAGCCAGATGGACCCTACCGCCGTCACCCGGGACGACTTTCTCTATTCCGGTCGTCACTGGGATGTCGACCACGCCACCTACCAGACCCTGCTGGAGGAAAGTGAATACGCGGCCTGGGTAGCGGCTTGGGGTTATCGGGCCAACCACTTTACGGTGAGCATCAATCATCTCAGCCGATTCAAAACCGTGGCTGAAATCAATCAGACCCTCAAAGACAACGGTTACCGTGTGAACAGTTCCGGAGGTGAGATCAAAGGCTCTCCGGAAGAGCTGCTGGAACAATCTTCCACCATGGCGGACCGTGCCGACGTCCGGTTTACGGATCAGACGGCGGCCATACCAAGCTGCTTCTACGAGTTCGCACGTCGCTATGCCAAGCCTGACGGAGAGCTCTACAGTGGCTTTGTTGCCGCCTCGGCGGACAAGATTTTCGAGAGCACGGACAGCCGAACCTGA
- a CDS encoding peptidoglycan -binding protein, producing the protein MIGSRRRTRSSINVWPGYVDALSALLMLIIFMLLIYVVSQLYLSQTLSDRDSELARLNSRLQEISRLLGLEQEETAALENEMAAVQNRFSESLALNDTLREELEEEKARRLEQQYNAEAQALRVEDLGKAVARAESELEDEEQLTASQRTIIQQLSNQIAALQDQLGRITAALRLQEDLTAEKEAELEEVGKRLNTLLAERVNELERYQSEFFARLRDILQDNENIRIVGDRFLLPSELLFASGSASLGQEGQQELDKLAEVLLDVVDAIPEDIDWILRIDGHTDRIPINTEAFPSNWELSTARAVAVVRYLASAGVPQNRMVAAGFGEFFPVASGGSAEALRQNRRIEIKLTDR; encoded by the coding sequence ATGATCGGTTCCCGGCGTCGAACCCGCAGCAGCATCAACGTATGGCCCGGATACGTCGATGCGTTGTCGGCACTGCTGATGTTGATCATCTTCATGCTGCTGATTTACGTGGTCAGCCAGCTGTACCTGTCGCAAACCCTCTCGGATCGGGATTCGGAACTGGCCAGGCTCAATAGCCGCTTGCAGGAAATTTCCCGGTTGCTTGGTCTTGAGCAGGAAGAGACCGCCGCCCTGGAAAACGAGATGGCGGCGGTCCAGAACCGCTTCAGCGAAAGCCTCGCGCTGAACGATACACTTCGTGAGGAGCTGGAGGAGGAGAAGGCCCGGCGGTTGGAGCAACAATACAATGCCGAGGCCCAGGCCCTGCGGGTTGAAGATCTTGGCAAGGCCGTCGCCAGGGCGGAGTCGGAGTTGGAGGATGAAGAGCAACTGACGGCTTCCCAGCGCACAATCATCCAGCAGCTTTCGAACCAGATTGCGGCGCTGCAGGATCAGCTCGGCCGCATCACCGCTGCGTTGCGTTTACAGGAGGACCTCACCGCCGAGAAGGAAGCCGAACTTGAAGAGGTGGGAAAGCGCCTGAATACATTGCTTGCCGAACGAGTCAATGAACTGGAGCGCTATCAGTCGGAATTCTTCGCCAGGCTGCGGGATATTCTGCAGGACAACGAGAACATCCGCATTGTCGGCGATCGCTTCCTGTTACCTTCGGAATTGCTGTTTGCCTCCGGCTCCGCCAGCCTTGGGCAGGAGGGTCAACAGGAGCTGGACAAGCTGGCAGAAGTGCTGCTGGACGTGGTGGACGCCATTCCCGAGGATATCGACTGGATTCTGCGCATCGACGGCCACACCGACCGGATTCCCATCAATACCGAAGCGTTTCCCTCGAACTGGGAACTCTCCACGGCCAGGGCAGTCGCCGTCGTGCGCTACCTTGCCTCTGCAGGCGTTCCCCAGAACCGCATGGTAGCTGCCGGTTTCGGGGAATTTTTCCCGGTTGCTTCGGGCGGTTCTGCCGAGGCGCTGCGACAGAACCGACGTATCGAGATCAAGCTGACAGACCGTTAA
- a CDS encoding EAL domain-containing protein, which yields MPTSGPQWVPEIDRSIRDGSLYLRAQRILPLTDGSNGDMYELLLGLQNSSGQEISPQSYIEAAEQFRRSSRVDLWVIDEAIDWMEGHPGAMESIHTFNINLSGASLSDDAFLFALETRMKQHNALTHQICFEVTETSAVTNLHYAADFMTEMKRLGCRFALDDFGTGLSSYAYLQKLPVDYVKVDGIFVRDMASNLTNYALVRSITELCHFLDMKTIAEYVEDMETLELLKEIQVDFGQGFCIAKPRRMDSLGATAKA from the coding sequence GTGCCCACCTCGGGCCCCCAGTGGGTACCCGAAATTGACCGCAGCATACGCGATGGCAGCCTGTACCTGAGAGCACAGCGGATCCTTCCCCTGACTGATGGCAGCAACGGTGACATGTACGAACTGCTGCTAGGCCTTCAGAACTCCTCCGGCCAGGAAATTTCCCCACAAAGTTACATTGAGGCCGCGGAACAGTTCCGCCGGAGTTCCCGTGTTGACCTTTGGGTGATTGACGAAGCAATAGACTGGATGGAAGGACACCCAGGCGCCATGGAGAGCATCCATACGTTCAACATCAACCTCTCCGGCGCATCATTGAGTGACGACGCCTTTCTGTTCGCCCTGGAAACGAGGATGAAGCAGCACAACGCCCTCACCCATCAGATCTGTTTCGAAGTCACCGAGACGTCCGCCGTTACCAACCTGCATTACGCCGCCGATTTCATGACCGAGATGAAGCGGCTTGGGTGCCGGTTTGCACTGGACGACTTCGGAACCGGCCTGTCCTCCTACGCCTACCTGCAAAAACTACCGGTGGACTACGTCAAGGTGGACGGCATATTCGTCCGTGACATGGCCAGTAACCTGACCAACTACGCATTGGTTCGATCCATCACCGAGTTGTGTCATTTCCTCGACATGAAAACCATCGCCGAATATGTGGAAGATATGGAGACATTAGAGCTGCTTAAAGAGATCCAGGTAGATTTCGGGCAGGGATTCTGTATTGCAAAACCCCGGCGGATGGATAGTCTGGGGGCCACCGCAAAAGCCTGA
- a CDS encoding diacylglycerol/lipid kinase family protein: protein MVYWLMANPNAGEKDNRGAEFWRNYLESAGIVDIRDCSLDDKSWTEEVGPRDFILAAGGDGSVNAAAGFCLDTGATLAVLPSGTANDFARNLGLPDDPQHVCNLVSAGRTRMLDVATTDNGLFLNVAHIGLGTLPVRESSADAKRLLGRFSYGVALLQKLRVYRGFHGLIETEKGTVAGRWLTIAVSSGAFFGGGNEIPQASAGDGQLDVVAVRPRSLFQLFMTFLTVRLSRNSPKRTSTVVHLKSPTVSITTRSRRTVTMDGDIAGDTPLRAQCRPACLKVICEELVTT from the coding sequence ATGGTTTACTGGTTGATGGCCAACCCCAACGCCGGGGAAAAGGACAATCGTGGCGCTGAGTTCTGGCGAAATTACCTGGAAAGTGCGGGCATTGTCGATATCCGGGATTGCAGTCTTGACGATAAGAGTTGGACCGAAGAGGTGGGCCCCAGGGACTTCATCCTCGCGGCTGGAGGCGATGGCTCAGTAAATGCGGCGGCCGGTTTTTGTCTCGATACCGGCGCTACCCTCGCGGTTCTGCCTTCCGGGACCGCCAATGATTTTGCCCGCAACCTGGGGCTGCCTGACGATCCCCAGCATGTTTGCAATCTGGTCTCGGCAGGACGGACCCGTATGCTGGACGTAGCCACCACCGATAACGGTCTGTTTCTGAACGTGGCTCATATCGGACTCGGCACATTGCCGGTTCGAGAGTCGTCGGCGGACGCCAAACGACTTCTCGGTCGCTTCAGCTATGGCGTAGCGTTGCTGCAGAAACTGCGGGTGTATCGGGGTTTCCATGGCCTCATCGAAACCGAGAAGGGAACCGTAGCCGGGCGATGGCTGACCATTGCGGTGTCCTCCGGTGCCTTTTTCGGCGGTGGCAACGAGATTCCCCAGGCGTCGGCAGGGGATGGTCAATTGGATGTCGTGGCCGTGAGGCCGCGTTCGCTGTTCCAGCTTTTCATGACTTTTTTGACGGTGCGGTTGAGCCGTAACTCTCCGAAACGAACCAGCACAGTGGTTCACCTCAAAAGCCCGACCGTGTCGATCACCACCCGTTCGCGCCGAACGGTCACCATGGATGGGGACATCGCCGGCGATACACCACTTCGTGCTCAATGCAGGCCAGCCTGCCTGAAGGTCATCTGTGAGGAACTGGTAACGACCTGA
- a CDS encoding TSUP family transporter produces MSDLALYQYVLIGLIFIWSGFVRSGLGFGGAVLSLPFLLLVLDDPLVFLPIIAVHLLVFSSLTIWMNNRKSSGTGDDGAAVVGTVDWHYLWRILAIMIVPKLIGVFGLITLPSEIMSTIIFVIVSLYSISYILDRPFRSGSRTVDAVFLMVGGYISGTSLIGAPLIIAVVAQHLPKERLRDTLFALWFILVVIKMAAFIWVGVDLQLIHHLWLLPCAAIGHVIGLYVHDRMLKAETPIFFRVLGVVLLIVSSIGMARVLFPG; encoded by the coding sequence ATGTCTGACTTGGCGTTGTACCAGTATGTCCTGATTGGCCTGATTTTTATCTGGAGCGGGTTTGTCCGTTCCGGGCTGGGATTCGGCGGGGCGGTGCTTTCACTGCCTTTCCTGCTGCTGGTGCTGGACGACCCGCTGGTGTTCCTGCCCATCATTGCAGTGCACCTGTTGGTGTTTTCCTCCCTGACCATCTGGATGAATAATCGCAAGTCGTCGGGTACGGGTGATGATGGCGCGGCGGTCGTGGGTACGGTCGATTGGCATTATCTCTGGCGGATTCTGGCGATCATGATCGTGCCCAAGCTGATCGGGGTGTTCGGACTGATCACACTGCCGTCAGAGATCATGAGCACGATTATCTTTGTGATCGTGTCCCTGTACTCCATCTCCTACATCCTGGACCGGCCTTTTCGCAGCGGCAGCCGGACTGTGGACGCGGTGTTTCTGATGGTGGGCGGCTACATCAGTGGTACGTCCCTGATTGGTGCCCCGCTGATTATTGCCGTTGTGGCGCAGCATCTGCCGAAAGAGCGCCTGCGGGACACCCTGTTCGCACTCTGGTTCATCCTGGTGGTGATCAAAATGGCGGCGTTTATCTGGGTGGGCGTCGACCTGCAGCTGATCCACCACCTGTGGCTGTTACCCTGCGCTGCCATTGGTCATGTCATCGGGCTTTACGTTCACGACCGCATGCTGAAGGCGGAAACACCGATCTTCTTCCGGGTGCTGGGCGTTGTGCTGTTGATCGTCAGCAGCATCGGTATGGCGAGGGTGTTGTTTCCCGGCTAA